Within the Dehalococcoidales bacterium genome, the region TGCTGACCGCGTCCCGGGGAACACCCAGCATCGCCACTATCTCACGTTGCGACAGGCCCGGACCCCCGCTTTCATCAGTCCCGGCATTCTGAAGCAAAACCGCGGCAACCCACCGCCGGATATCCCCAAATTCCGCCGGTGGTGTGGAGCAGGATTTTGCCTTAGCTTCTGGCTTGAAATGTCTCACAGTCGGCATGTCTTTCATGGCTGGTTACATTTATGTTCGGAGCCTGGCACTCAAGCTGCTGGTTGAACTTGCAGTCCGAGGTCAGACAGGCGCCTATCCCTCCTTTAGCTTCCGGGAACCCACCCTTGCTGCTTCCATGGGTATAGGTATTGCATTCCGCGTGGGAGCCTACATTTATGCCGGGAGTGTGACAAATA harbors:
- a CDS encoding DUF1540 domain-containing protein, whose protein sequence is MDMTQILKCAMSTCAYNMNDICHTPGINVGSHAECNTYTHGSSKGGFPEAKGGIGACLTSDCKFNQQLECQAPNINVTSHERHADCETFQARS